From a single Miscanthus floridulus cultivar M001 chromosome 8, ASM1932011v1, whole genome shotgun sequence genomic region:
- the LOC136472176 gene encoding meiotic recombination protein SPO11-2-like isoform X2 translates to MAEANVAAASLFGADSRLCSADILAPPEVRARIEVAALNFLAALASPSSPAISVLPLISRSSANCSLRSGLLNDVSSVYLSHTVCKRSLMRNPKAFVRVWKVMEMCYKILGEGKLVHQRELFYKLLSDSPKYFSCQRHVNQAIQDVVSLLRCTRQSLGVMASSRGALIGRLVLHEPDEEQIDCSILGASGHAITGDLNLLSKLNLSSDARYIIVVEKRLAEDRLYNQLPCILITAKGYPDIATRFILHRLSQTFPNMPIFALVDWNPAGLAIMCTYKYGSISMGLESYRYACNVKWLGMRGDDLQLIPESAFQVLKPRDLQIAKSLLSSKFLQESHRAELTLMVERGKRADIEALYSHGFDYLGKYIARKIVQGDYI, encoded by the exons ATGGCGGAGGCGAACGTGGCGGCGGCGTCGCTCTTCGGCGCTGACAGCCGTCTCTGCTCCGCTGACATACTCGCGCCGCCTGAG GTCCGGGCAAGGATCGAGGTTGCCGCGCTCAACTTCCTCGCCGCGctcgcctccccctcctcgccgGCCATCTCCGTCCTCCCCCTG ATTAGCCGGAGCTCTGCCAACTGCAGCCTGCGCAGCGGGTTGCTGAACGACGTTTCATCGGTTTATCTCTCACACACCGTCTGTAAGAGGTCTCTGATGCGCAATCCAAAGGCGTTTGTAAGAG TATGGAAGGTCATGGAGATGTGCTACAAGATCTTGGGGGAGGGGAAGCTGGTCCACCAACGGGAGTTGTTCTACAAGCTCCTGTCGGACTCACCCAAGTACTTCAGCTGTCAACGTCATGTCAACCAAGCCATTCAAG ATGTTGTTTCCTTGCTCCGGTGTACAAGGCAGAGCTTAGGAGTCATGGCATCAAGCAGAGGGGCACTGATTGGGCGCCTTGTGTTGCAT GAACCAGATGAAGAACAGATTGACTGCTCCATTCTTGGAGCTTCAGGGCATGCAATTACAGGGGACCTGAACCTGTTGAGCAAACTAAATTTGTCTTCAGATGCTCGGTATATCATTGTGGTGGAGAAG AGGCTGGCTGAAGATCGCTTGTATAATCAGCTCCCTTGTATCCTGATCACTGCCAAAGGATATCCTGATATTGCGACAAG ATTTATCTTGCATCGACTGAGCCAGACATTTCCAAATATGCCGATTTTTGCATTAGTGGATTG GAACCCAGCAGGGCTTGCTATAATGTGCACTTACAAATATGGAAGCATATCAATGGGTCTGGAGTCATACAGATATG cttgcaacgtgaaatggctTGGGATGAGAGGAGATGATCTGCAGCTTATCCCTGAGAGTGCGTTTCAAGTGCTGAAGCCACGTGATTTGCAGATTGCCAAAAGCTTGCTGTCATCAAAGTTCCTACAG GAGAGTCACAGAGCTGAGCTGACACTGATGGTGGAGAGGGGCAAGCGTGCAGACATCGAAGCTCTCTACTCCCATGGGTTCGATTACTTGGGGAAGTACATCGCGAGAAAGATTGTACAGGGCGATTACATCTGA
- the LOC136472176 gene encoding meiotic recombination protein SPO11-2-like isoform X1 has translation MAEANVAAASLFGADSRLCSADILAPPEVRARIEVAALNFLAALASPSSPAISVLPLISRSSANCSLRSGLLNDVSSVYLSHTVCKRSLMRNPKAFVRVWKVMEMCYKILGEGKLVHQRELFYKLLSDSPKYFSCQRHVNQAIQDVVSLLRCTRQSLGVMASSRGALIGRLVLHEPDEEQIDCSILGASGHAITGDLNLLSKLNLSSDARYIIVVEKDAIFQRLAEDRLYNQLPCILITAKGYPDIATRFILHRLSQTFPNMPIFALVDWNPAGLAIMCTYKYGSISMGLESYRYACNVKWLGMRGDDLQLIPESAFQVLKPRDLQIAKSLLSSKFLQESHRAELTLMVERGKRADIEALYSHGFDYLGKYIARKIVQGDYI, from the exons ATGGCGGAGGCGAACGTGGCGGCGGCGTCGCTCTTCGGCGCTGACAGCCGTCTCTGCTCCGCTGACATACTCGCGCCGCCTGAG GTCCGGGCAAGGATCGAGGTTGCCGCGCTCAACTTCCTCGCCGCGctcgcctccccctcctcgccgGCCATCTCCGTCCTCCCCCTG ATTAGCCGGAGCTCTGCCAACTGCAGCCTGCGCAGCGGGTTGCTGAACGACGTTTCATCGGTTTATCTCTCACACACCGTCTGTAAGAGGTCTCTGATGCGCAATCCAAAGGCGTTTGTAAGAG TATGGAAGGTCATGGAGATGTGCTACAAGATCTTGGGGGAGGGGAAGCTGGTCCACCAACGGGAGTTGTTCTACAAGCTCCTGTCGGACTCACCCAAGTACTTCAGCTGTCAACGTCATGTCAACCAAGCCATTCAAG ATGTTGTTTCCTTGCTCCGGTGTACAAGGCAGAGCTTAGGAGTCATGGCATCAAGCAGAGGGGCACTGATTGGGCGCCTTGTGTTGCAT GAACCAGATGAAGAACAGATTGACTGCTCCATTCTTGGAGCTTCAGGGCATGCAATTACAGGGGACCTGAACCTGTTGAGCAAACTAAATTTGTCTTCAGATGCTCGGTATATCATTGTGGTGGAGAAG GATGCCATATTTCAGAGGCTGGCTGAAGATCGCTTGTATAATCAGCTCCCTTGTATCCTGATCACTGCCAAAGGATATCCTGATATTGCGACAAG ATTTATCTTGCATCGACTGAGCCAGACATTTCCAAATATGCCGATTTTTGCATTAGTGGATTG GAACCCAGCAGGGCTTGCTATAATGTGCACTTACAAATATGGAAGCATATCAATGGGTCTGGAGTCATACAGATATG cttgcaacgtgaaatggctTGGGATGAGAGGAGATGATCTGCAGCTTATCCCTGAGAGTGCGTTTCAAGTGCTGAAGCCACGTGATTTGCAGATTGCCAAAAGCTTGCTGTCATCAAAGTTCCTACAG GAGAGTCACAGAGCTGAGCTGACACTGATGGTGGAGAGGGGCAAGCGTGCAGACATCGAAGCTCTCTACTCCCATGGGTTCGATTACTTGGGGAAGTACATCGCGAGAAAGATTGTACAGGGCGATTACATCTGA
- the LOC136469128 gene encoding uncharacterized protein has product MTVKEFDLLALDGHNYPTWVVDIKVSLASRGLYRAVSPPEEGVAPLDDQHVYTALYLIRSHIHPDLKAEYLLEENPRNLWNSLKQRYEQQKALVLPAANYEWTQLCLQDFKTVSDYNHAVHRICSKLQFCEKEPTDADKIEKTLSTMLPSERILQQQYRERRFQVYSELIQTLLEAEKHSELMVWNNQQRPVESAPLPEVHAYTQNKPKFDGGLSKTHHQENSKKGKNNADAIRNPKLVFPTRWVADVLHQDRSMKPTSTFNLTPPEMRLVVRNKFQWNQAATTYEEARILQIQRI; this is encoded by the exons ATGACCGTCAAAGAGTTTGATTTGCTTGCTCTAGACGGCCACAATTATCCCACATGGGTTGTGGACATAAAGGTTAGTCTTGCGTCCCGTGGACTTTATCGAGCTGTGTCACCACCCGAAGAGGGTGTTGCACCTCTTGATGATCAACATGTATACACGGCCCTATATCTTATTAGGAGCCATATTCATCCTGATCTTAAGGCTGAATACTTGTTGGAAGAGAACCCACGAAATCTATGGAATTCTCTTAAGCAACGCTATGAACAACAAAAGGCACTTGTCCTGCCTGCGGCCAACTATGAGTGGACGCAACTTTGTTTACAGGATTTTAAAACTGTGAGTGATTACAACCATGCTGTTCATAGGATTTGCTCAAAGTTGCAATTCTGCGAGAAAGAACCTACAGATgcggataaaatagaaaagactcTGTCTACTATGCTTCCCTCTGAAAGGATTCTTCAACAACAATACCGTGAAAGGCGTTTCCAGGTTTATTCTGAGCTTATTCAAACTTTACTTGAGGCCGAAAAACATTCTGAACTTATGGTTTGGAATAATCAGCAACGCCCCGTAGAATCTGCTCCATTGCCTGAAGTACATGCTTACACTCAGAATAAACCCAAATTTGATGGTGGACTTTCTAAGACCCATCATCAGGAAAATTCTAAGAAAGGTAAAAACAACGCAGACGCAATAAGAAATCCCAAACTCGTGTTCCCAACAAGG TGGGTCGCGGACGTGCTGCACCAGGACAGAAGTATGAAGCCCACTTCAACATTCAACCTGACACCACCAGAAATGAGGCTTGTTGTTCGCAACAAGTTCCAATGGAACCAAGCAGCAACAACATACGAGGAGGCGAGGATCTTGCAGATACAGAGAATATGA